One Qiania dongpingensis genomic window carries:
- a CDS encoding epoxyqueuosine reductase QueH produces the protein MRNYQKELDTLLERMKKEAPSLLLHSCCAPCSSYVLEYLSRYFSITVFYYNPNISPEEEYRKRVEEQKRLIRELSERSGSFPIEFVEGSYDPDAFYQMAKGMEHVPEGGERCFGCYELRLRQAASMARKGGYDYFCTTLSISPLKNAGKLMEIGEALAEEYGVSYLPSDFKKREGYKRSIELSKEFGLYRQNYCGCIFSKREERAGSVPK, from the coding sequence ATGAGAAACTATCAGAAGGAGCTTGACACACTCCTGGAGAGGATGAAGAAAGAGGCGCCGAGTCTGCTTCTGCACAGCTGCTGCGCGCCGTGCTCCAGCTATGTGCTGGAATATCTGTCCCGTTATTTCTCCATTACCGTTTTTTATTATAATCCCAATATCAGTCCGGAGGAGGAATACCGGAAGAGGGTGGAGGAGCAGAAGCGTCTGATCCGGGAGCTTTCAGAAAGAAGCGGCTCTTTTCCCATTGAGTTTGTGGAGGGGAGCTATGATCCGGATGCCTTTTACCAAATGGCCAAGGGGATGGAGCACGTCCCGGAGGGAGGCGAACGGTGCTTTGGCTGCTATGAACTCCGGCTCCGGCAGGCGGCTTCCATGGCTCGGAAGGGCGGATATGACTATTTTTGTACCACCTTGTCCATAAGCCCGCTTAAAAACGCCGGGAAGCTTATGGAGATCGGGGAGGCCCTGGCAGAGGAATATGGGGTTTCTTATCTGCCTTCCGATTTTAAAAAGCGGGAGGGATATAAGCGTTCCATAGAGCTTTCAAAGGAATTTGGCCTTTACCGGCAGAATTACTGCGGCTGTATTTTTTCTAAAAGGGAAGAAAGGGCGGGAAGCGTACCGAAATAA
- a CDS encoding acetate kinase, producing MNVLIINCGSSSLKYQLIDSETEQVQAKGLCERIGIDGRLIYQPAGGEKEVTEAPMPTHTEAIQMVLDALVNAKTGVMKSLDEVDAIGHRVLHGGAKITESCVIDQAVVDVIEECCDLGPLHNPANLKGIYACQKLMPGKPNVAVFDTAFHQTMPTKAFMYGLPYEYYEKYHIRKYGFHGTSHSFVSKETIKFLGLDADNSKVIVCHLGNGASISAVKNGKCVDTSMGLTPLEGLVMGTRSGDIDPAVVEYICNKENKTVSEMLNILNKKSGVFGLTKGLSSDFRDLEEAMADGNQLAADAIDIFCYRVAKIVGSYVAAMNGVDAIAFTAGIGENAPLIREKVCEYLGYLGVKIDAAKNNSRGKEVVISADDSAKKVAVVPTNEELAIMRETVALVK from the coding sequence ATGAATGTATTGATTATCAATTGCGGAAGCTCTTCTCTGAAATATCAGCTGATTGATTCCGAAACAGAGCAGGTTCAGGCAAAGGGCCTGTGCGAGAGGATCGGCATAGACGGCCGTCTGATCTATCAGCCGGCAGGCGGGGAAAAAGAAGTGACAGAGGCGCCTATGCCCACTCATACAGAGGCGATTCAGATGGTTCTGGACGCGCTTGTAAACGCAAAGACCGGAGTTATGAAGTCCCTGGATGAGGTGGACGCCATCGGACACCGCGTGCTGCATGGCGGAGCGAAGATTACGGAGTCCTGTGTCATCGACCAGGCTGTTGTGGATGTCATCGAAGAGTGCTGTGATCTGGGCCCTCTCCATAATCCGGCCAACCTGAAAGGTATTTATGCCTGCCAGAAGCTGATGCCCGGAAAGCCCAATGTAGCAGTTTTTGATACGGCTTTCCACCAGACGATGCCCACCAAAGCGTTTATGTATGGACTTCCCTACGAATATTATGAGAAATACCATATCCGGAAATATGGGTTCCATGGAACCTCCCACAGCTTTGTGTCCAAAGAGACGATTAAATTCCTCGGCCTCGATGCGGATAATTCCAAGGTCATTGTCTGCCATTTGGGCAACGGCGCGTCCATCAGTGCAGTGAAAAACGGTAAATGTGTGGATACCAGCATGGGCCTGACTCCATTGGAGGGACTTGTGATGGGAACGCGCTCCGGCGATATCGATCCGGCTGTGGTAGAATATATCTGCAATAAAGAGAATAAGACAGTCAGTGAGATGCTGAATATCCTGAATAAGAAATCAGGCGTATTCGGCCTGACCAAAGGCCTCTCCAGCGACTTCCGCGATCTGGAGGAAGCCATGGCAGACGGCAATCAGCTGGCGGCAGACGCCATCGATATTTTCTGTTACCGCGTGGCTAAGATAGTAGGCTCTTATGTGGCTGCCATGAACGGTGTGGATGCCATTGCGTTTACGGCCGGCATTGGCGAGAACGCTCCTCTGATCCGTGAAAAGGTATGTGAATATCTCGGATACCTGGGCGTAAAGATCGATGCGGCAAAGAATAACAGCCGTGGCAAAGAAGTGGTGATTTCTGCAGACGATTCAGCAAAGAAGGTCGCTGTGGTGCCCACCAACGAAGAACTGGCGATCATGAGAGAGACAGTGGCTCTTGTAAAATAA
- the gltB gene encoding glutamate synthase large subunit, with protein MDRKQAVKNKRRPGLYDESFEHDNCGIGAVVNIKGIKTHQTVENALKIVENLEHRAGKDAEGKTGDGVGILLQISHRFFKKAAAECGIALGGEREYGIGMFFFPQDELARNQARKMFEIIVEKEGMEFLGWRKLPTNSSILGKKALDCMPCIEQCFIQKPEEVETGVDFDRKLYVARRVFEQSNDNTYVVSLSSRTIVYKGMFLVKELRLFFVDLQSQNFESAIAVVHSRFSTNTTPSWMRAHPYRLIVHNGEINTIRGNVDRMLAREENMESEFTKEEMLKVVPVVNQSGSDSAMLDNTLEFLVMSGMELPLAVMITIPEPWANDKYMSQKKKDFYQYYATMMEPWDGPASIVFSDGDILGAVLDRNGLRPSRYYVTNDGYVILASEVGALEIPTEKVSRKERLRPGKMLLIDTVRGEVVDDDTLKGRFVDKKPYGEWLDSNLVKLGNLKIPNKKVPGFTEEERAKLQKAYGYTYEQYKTMILPMARDGAEAVSSMGADSPLAVLSKQHQPLFNYFKQLFAQVTNPPIDAIREEIVTSTAVYIGCDGNLLKEVPENCRILKVNNPILTDTDLLKIKNMKIPGLKPAVIPIIYYKNTSLERAIDHLFLEVDRAHRNGANILILSDRGIDENHVPIPSLMAVSALQQHLVKTKKRTSVAMILESGEPREVHHFATLLGYGACAINPYLAHESIHYLIESGMLDKDYYAAVDDYNLAVLHGIVKIASKMGISTIQSYQGSQIFEAIGISREVIDRYFTNTVSRVGGITLKDIAADVDALHSAAFDPLGLQVDLTLESVGSHKSRSGKEEHLYNPKTIHLLQESTRTGDYEMFKEYSEMLHEEKNPLNLRGLLDFNFPQKGVSVEAVESVDSIVKRFKTGAMSYGSISQEAHETLALAMNAIHGKSNTGEGGEALERLDTKGVAGKDCCSAIKQVASARFGVTSRFLVSADEIQIKMAQGAKPGEGGQLPGKKVYPWVAKTRHSTPGVSLISPPPHHDIYSIEDLAQLIYDLKNANKNARISVKLVSEAGVGTVAAGVAKAGAQVILISGFDGGTGAAPRNSIYNAGLPWELGLSETHQTLIMNDLRDKVILETDGKLMNGRDVAVAAMLGAEEFGFATAPLVTMGCVMMRVCSLDTCPVGVATQNPKLRKRFRGKPEYVINFMKFVAQELREYMAKLGVCTVDELVGRTDLLKMKREFDFERAATVDLSAILNNPYVGYKLAGYHKKKEYDFMLKKTADERVLMKKLLPALEMGQKKSIEIDIKNTDRTFGTIFGSEITRRCPEGLPEDSFIIKCSGSGGQSFGAFIPSGLTLEVAGDSNDYFGKGLSGGKLIIYPPQGARFSAEDNIIIGNVALYGATGGKAYINGLAGERFCVRNSGASAVVEGVGDHGCEYMTGGRVVVLGKTGKNFAAGMSGGIAYVLDEANDLYRRLNREMVSMEELTNKYDVLELKKMIQDHVAYTNSARGKKILDHFGEYLPRFKKIIPYDYKRMLNTIIQMEEKGLSSEQAQIEAFFVNAKGDEEGGH; from the coding sequence ATGGATAGAAAACAGGCGGTAAAAAACAAGCGGCGTCCCGGTTTGTATGATGAAAGCTTTGAGCATGACAATTGCGGCATAGGAGCTGTGGTGAACATTAAAGGAATCAAGACGCATCAGACCGTGGAAAATGCGCTGAAAATCGTTGAGAACCTGGAACACAGAGCCGGAAAAGATGCGGAGGGAAAGACGGGTGACGGCGTGGGAATCCTGCTGCAAATTTCCCATAGGTTTTTTAAAAAAGCGGCGGCAGAGTGCGGTATCGCTCTGGGCGGAGAGAGAGAGTACGGTATAGGCATGTTCTTTTTTCCTCAGGATGAGCTAGCCAGGAACCAGGCCAGGAAGATGTTTGAAATCATAGTGGAAAAAGAAGGAATGGAATTCCTGGGATGGCGAAAGCTTCCAACGAATTCTTCCATATTGGGAAAAAAGGCATTGGATTGTATGCCATGTATCGAACAATGTTTCATACAGAAACCGGAAGAAGTGGAAACAGGGGTGGATTTTGATCGGAAGCTTTATGTGGCCAGACGTGTATTTGAACAGAGTAACGATAATACCTATGTAGTCTCTTTGTCCAGCCGTACTATTGTTTATAAAGGAATGTTTCTGGTGAAAGAGCTGCGCCTGTTTTTTGTGGATTTGCAGTCTCAGAATTTTGAATCCGCCATTGCCGTAGTCCATTCCAGATTCAGTACAAATACCACTCCCAGCTGGATGCGCGCGCATCCTTATCGCCTGATCGTGCATAACGGAGAAATCAACACCATCCGCGGGAATGTGGACCGAATGCTGGCCCGTGAGGAAAATATGGAATCTGAATTTACAAAGGAAGAAATGCTTAAGGTGGTTCCGGTGGTAAATCAATCGGGTTCAGATTCGGCCATGCTCGACAATACACTGGAGTTTCTTGTGATGAGTGGTATGGAACTGCCACTTGCCGTAATGATCACTATCCCGGAGCCCTGGGCTAATGATAAATATATGAGTCAGAAAAAAAAGGATTTCTATCAATATTATGCCACAATGATGGAACCTTGGGATGGGCCGGCTTCCATCGTGTTCAGCGACGGGGATATTTTAGGAGCGGTTCTGGACCGGAACGGCCTTCGCCCATCACGGTATTATGTTACGAATGACGGATATGTGATTCTTGCATCGGAAGTGGGAGCTCTGGAAATTCCGACGGAAAAAGTATCGAGAAAAGAGAGACTCCGGCCGGGAAAGATGCTTTTGATTGATACAGTCAGGGGCGAGGTGGTGGACGACGATACTCTGAAAGGCCGTTTTGTAGACAAAAAGCCCTATGGGGAATGGCTGGACAGCAATCTGGTAAAGCTTGGAAACCTTAAAATTCCCAATAAGAAGGTTCCCGGCTTTACAGAGGAAGAACGGGCAAAACTTCAGAAAGCATATGGATATACCTACGAACAGTATAAGACTATGATTCTTCCCATGGCCAGAGATGGAGCAGAGGCGGTATCCTCAATGGGGGCAGACAGTCCGCTGGCGGTTCTTTCCAAGCAGCATCAGCCGCTGTTCAATTATTTTAAACAGTTATTCGCGCAAGTGACAAATCCGCCCATTGACGCCATTCGGGAAGAAATTGTAACCTCTACGGCGGTATATATAGGATGTGACGGAAATCTTTTAAAGGAGGTTCCAGAAAACTGCAGGATTTTAAAGGTGAACAACCCGATTCTCACCGATACGGATCTTTTGAAAATAAAAAATATGAAGATTCCCGGATTGAAGCCTGCGGTGATTCCTATTATCTATTATAAAAATACGTCTTTAGAACGGGCAATCGACCATTTGTTTTTGGAAGTGGATCGGGCGCACAGGAACGGAGCGAATATTCTGATTCTTTCAGACAGGGGAATTGATGAAAATCATGTGCCGATTCCTTCTCTAATGGCCGTTTCCGCACTGCAGCAGCATTTGGTGAAGACCAAGAAGCGTACTTCCGTAGCCATGATCCTGGAAAGCGGGGAGCCCAGAGAAGTCCATCATTTTGCCACACTGCTGGGCTATGGGGCGTGTGCCATTAATCCATATCTTGCTCATGAATCTATTCATTATCTAATTGAATCCGGTATGCTTGACAAGGATTATTATGCTGCGGTAGATGATTATAATCTGGCGGTCCTTCATGGCATTGTGAAAATTGCCTCTAAAATGGGGATTTCTACCATTCAATCCTATCAGGGGTCTCAGATTTTCGAGGCCATAGGCATCAGCAGAGAGGTGATAGACCGGTATTTTACCAATACAGTGAGCCGGGTGGGAGGAATCACTCTGAAGGATATCGCGGCGGATGTGGACGCCCTTCATTCGGCGGCCTTCGACCCTCTAGGCCTTCAAGTAGACCTAACCCTGGAAAGTGTGGGAAGCCATAAATCCCGTTCCGGAAAAGAAGAACATTTGTACAATCCCAAGACCATTCATCTCCTTCAGGAATCCACGAGGACAGGAGATTATGAGATGTTTAAGGAATATTCAGAGATGCTCCACGAAGAAAAGAACCCACTGAATCTTCGCGGGCTTCTGGATTTTAATTTCCCCCAAAAGGGTGTGTCGGTCGAAGCAGTGGAAAGTGTAGATTCCATTGTAAAGAGATTTAAGACAGGAGCCATGTCTTATGGATCTATTTCGCAGGAGGCCCACGAAACCCTGGCGCTGGCCATGAACGCCATTCATGGAAAATCCAATACCGGCGAAGGCGGTGAAGCGCTGGAGCGTCTGGATACGAAGGGAGTGGCAGGGAAAGACTGCTGTTCGGCCATTAAACAGGTGGCATCTGCCCGCTTTGGCGTGACATCCCGTTTTCTGGTAAGCGCGGATGAAATCCAGATAAAGATGGCGCAGGGGGCGAAACCGGGAGAAGGCGGACAGCTTCCCGGGAAAAAGGTCTATCCGTGGGTAGCGAAAACAAGACATTCCACTCCGGGCGTGAGTCTGATCTCTCCCCCGCCCCATCACGATATCTATTCCATAGAGGATTTGGCACAGTTGATCTATGATTTAAAAAATGCCAATAAAAATGCCAGAATCTCTGTAAAGCTGGTATCGGAAGCAGGTGTGGGGACGGTGGCGGCAGGAGTGGCGAAAGCCGGCGCTCAGGTTATCTTGATATCCGGATTCGACGGCGGAACCGGTGCTGCGCCCAGAAATTCCATTTATAATGCAGGACTTCCTTGGGAACTGGGGCTTTCGGAGACTCATCAGACTCTGATCATGAATGATTTGCGGGATAAGGTGATCCTGGAGACAGACGGAAAGCTGATGAATGGCCGTGACGTGGCGGTAGCCGCAATGCTTGGCGCGGAGGAATTTGGATTTGCAACTGCGCCTCTGGTGACCATGGGATGTGTTATGATGAGAGTGTGCAGCTTGGATACCTGCCCGGTGGGAGTGGCTACTCAGAATCCAAAGCTGAGAAAAAGATTTCGAGGAAAACCGGAATATGTCATCAATTTTATGAAATTTGTTGCCCAGGAGCTTCGTGAATACATGGCTAAACTGGGGGTCTGCACTGTGGATGAGCTGGTGGGACGGACTGACCTTCTGAAAATGAAGCGGGAATTTGATTTTGAACGTGCCGCAACTGTGGATTTATCGGCGATTCTTAACAATCCCTATGTGGGATACAAATTGGCCGGTTATCATAAGAAAAAAGAATATGATTTTATGCTTAAGAAAACGGCCGATGAGAGAGTATTGATGAAGAAGCTCCTGCCGGCACTGGAGATGGGACAGAAAAAGAGTATTGAAATAGATATTAAAAATACGGACAGAACCTTTGGCACCATTTTTGGCTCGGAGATCACAAGACGCTGTCCGGAGGGACTGCCGGAAGATTCTTTTATTATAAAATGCAGCGGCAGCGGAGGACAAAGCTTTGGGGCGTTTATTCCTTCCGGTCTCACATTGGAGGTGGCGGGCGACAGCAACGACTATTTTGGAAAGGGGCTTTCCGGCGGTAAATTGATTATCTATCCTCCTCAAGGCGCACGCTTTTCGGCAGAGGACAATATCATCATCGGAAATGTGGCTCTGTATGGCGCCACGGGTGGAAAAGCCTATATTAACGGTCTGGCAGGAGAGCGTTTCTGTGTCCGTAATTCAGGCGCCTCCGCCGTGGTGGAAGGCGTAGGGGATCACGGCTGTGAATACATGACAGGAGGCCGTGTCGTGGTCCTTGGGAAAACGGGAAAGAATTTTGCGGCAGGTATGAGCGGAGGGATTGCCTATGTATTGGATGAGGCAAATGATCTGTATCGCAGACTCAACAGGGAGATGGTCTCCATGGAAGAACTGACGAATAAATATGATGTTCTGGAATTGAAGAAAATGATCCAGGATCATGTGGCTTATACAAATTCTGCCAGAGGAAAGAAAATACTGGACCATTTTGGGGAGTATCTGCCTCGGTTTAAAAAGATAATACCATATGACTATAAACGTATGCTCAATACTATCATACAGATGGAAGAAAAGGGACTCAGCAGCGAGCAGGCGCAGATAGAAGCGTTCTTTGTGAACGCAAAGGGCGATGAGGAAGGAGGACATTGA
- a CDS encoding glutamate synthase subunit beta, with product MGKPTGFLEYERETGEVMPPEERVRNFREFHRSLPVKSQRLQGARCMDCGVPFCQSGVLFNGMVSGCPLHNLIPEWNDLVYCGNWEQAYYRLRKTNSFPEFTCRVCPAPCEAACTCNLAGPPVSIKENERSIIETAYENGYVKPEPPKVRTGKRIAVVGSGPSGLTAADLLNKRGHQVTVFERKDRVGGLLRYGIPNMKLEKWVIDRKVDIMEKEGVEFVTGADIGVNYKAIDVMKQFDSVVLACGASNPRDIKAPGRDSRGIYFAVDFLASTTKSLLDSNLEDEKYISAKGKKVMVIGGGDTGNDCVGTVIRHGCASVIQLEIMPKPPEKRLDSNPWPEWPRVLKTDYGQEEAIARFGHDPRLYQTTVKEFIPDAKGNLKKAVLVKLEGKKDSKSGRMAMVPVEGSEKEVETDLVLIAAGFLGSQEYVTKAFGVSVDGMTNVKTEPGKHQTNIRHVFAAGDMHRGQSLVVWAIREGREVAREVDESLMGYSNPV from the coding sequence ATGGGGAAGCCTACTGGTTTTTTGGAATATGAAAGAGAAACAGGAGAGGTGATGCCGCCGGAGGAAAGGGTTCGGAATTTCCGTGAATTTCACAGATCACTGCCGGTGAAAAGCCAGCGGCTTCAGGGAGCCAGATGTATGGATTGCGGTGTGCCGTTCTGTCAGTCCGGAGTACTGTTTAACGGAATGGTGTCGGGCTGCCCCTTACATAATCTGATTCCGGAATGGAATGATCTTGTTTATTGTGGGAACTGGGAGCAGGCCTATTATCGACTTCGCAAGACCAACAGCTTTCCAGAGTTCACCTGCCGGGTTTGCCCGGCTCCTTGTGAGGCGGCATGCACCTGCAACCTGGCAGGTCCGCCTGTTTCCATTAAAGAAAATGAGAGAAGCATCATAGAGACGGCATATGAAAACGGCTATGTGAAGCCAGAGCCTCCTAAAGTGAGGACAGGAAAACGTATCGCAGTTGTGGGTTCCGGGCCCTCTGGCCTTACCGCGGCAGATCTTTTAAACAAAAGAGGACATCAGGTCACGGTCTTTGAAAGAAAGGACCGCGTCGGAGGATTACTCCGGTATGGGATTCCCAATATGAAACTGGAAAAATGGGTCATTGACAGGAAAGTCGATATCATGGAAAAGGAAGGCGTGGAATTTGTGACTGGCGCCGATATCGGAGTGAACTATAAGGCCATTGATGTGATGAAGCAGTTCGACAGTGTGGTGCTTGCTTGCGGAGCCTCAAATCCAAGGGATATCAAGGCGCCGGGACGCGATTCCCGGGGTATTTATTTTGCGGTAGATTTTTTGGCATCTACGACCAAGAGTTTGTTGGATTCCAATCTGGAAGATGAGAAATATATAAGTGCAAAAGGAAAAAAGGTCATGGTCATAGGAGGCGGAGATACTGGGAACGATTGTGTGGGGACAGTCATCCGCCATGGCTGTGCGTCAGTCATTCAGTTGGAAATAATGCCGAAGCCGCCGGAAAAACGGCTTGACAGCAATCCATGGCCGGAATGGCCGAGGGTGTTGAAGACCGATTACGGACAGGAGGAGGCTATCGCCAGGTTTGGACATGATCCCAGGCTTTATCAGACCACGGTTAAGGAATTTATTCCGGATGCCAAGGGAAACCTGAAGAAGGCCGTTCTTGTGAAGCTGGAAGGAAAGAAGGATTCGAAAAGCGGAAGGATGGCAATGGTTCCGGTGGAAGGCAGTGAAAAAGAAGTAGAAACGGATTTGGTATTGATTGCCGCCGGATTTTTGGGAAGTCAGGAATATGTCACAAAGGCTTTTGGGGTATCCGTTGACGGAATGACGAACGTAAAGACGGAACCGGGA